Within the Rickettsia rickettsii genome, the region AGGTAATTTCAAGTAATGAAATATATAAAAATCAACAAGGTAACTCCAATATTATAACCGATACTAACCCTATAAGTTCAGATAAAAATGATATTGAGCTTGGAATAAAATTATTGAATCATCTAAGTGCATTCGATATCGCACAATCGGTTATAGTTGAAAGTGGCTATATACTTGGTATAGAGGCTGCCGAAGGAACGGATAATTTAATAACGAGATGTGCAGATTTACGTAAAAATCCTCATGGAGGAGTATTAGTAAAAATAGCGAAATTAGGTCAAGATAATAGACTAGATATGCCGACGATCGGTCCTAATACTATAAAGAATCTTGCTAAATATAATTACAAAGGGGTAGCGATTCAAAAAAATAACGTAATTATAGTCGAAGAGGAATTAACTATAAAACTCGCTAATGAACATAAAATTTTTATAACAAAATGTTAGCAATAGGTATTACCGGTAGCTATGCATCGGGTAAAACTTTTATGTTGGATTATTTAGCAGAAAAAGGATATAAAACTTTTTGTGCCGATAGATGCATAAAAGAATTATATCAAGATGTAGTTTTGCAAACTCAGATTTTAAAATTACTACCTGAACTTGAGTCGTTCAATATTAGAAAAATCAGTAATTTAATTTACAATAACGACCTAGCTAGAGAAAAACTACAAAATTTTATTTACCCTTTACTAATAGATAAACTCATTTTATTTCAAAAAGAAAATGCTAATTCCAAATTTGGCTTTGCCGAAATACCGCTGCTTTATGAAGCTAAATTTGAGAAATATTTTGATTTTGTCGTAACAATATACTGTTCTGAAGAAAGAAGAATGCAAAGAGCAATAACGAGATCTTCGTTTGATATAGAAATTTATAATAAAATCAAAGAAATTCAACTATCACAAGAGAGCAAAATAGCAAAAGCAGATTTTGCTATAAATAGCGGCGTTGATATGTTAGACTTGGAAAAACAAATAGCGAAACTAATAAAGGATTTGGAATGTCGAGTTTAAGAGAAATAATTTTAGATACCGAGACTACGGGACTTGACCCACAACAAGGTCATCGAATCGTTGAGATCGGTGCTATTGAGATGGTAAATAAGGTATTAACAGGCAGGAATTTTCATTTTTATATTAATCCCGAGCGAGATATGCCGTTTGAGGCTTATAGAATTCATGGCATATCCGGCGAATTTTTAAAAGACAAGCCTCTATTTCATACAATAGCCGATGATTTTTTAGAGTTTATTTCAGATAGCAAACTGATTATTCATAATGCTCCTTTCGATATTAAATTTCTAAATCATGAATTATCATTATTAAAAAGAACCGACATTAAACTCTTGGAACTAGCAAATACTATTGATACTTTAGTAATGGCTAGAAGCATATTTCCAGGCTCAAAATATAATCTTGATGCATTATGTAAAAGATTTAAAGTTGATAATTCAGGTAGGCAGCTTCACGGAGCTTTGAAAGATGCCGCATTACTTGCAGAAGTATATGTAGAGTTAATGGGCGGTAGACAATCCGCTTTTAAAATGGTTGATAAATCTGCCGTAATAAATAATTTAGCAACTAATCAAGTAAATAACAAAACAGAACAAACTACTATTGTTATTAAACCTACAAAAGAAGAGCTGCAAAAACATAAAGAGTTTCTCAGTAGGATTTTAAAAACTGCTTAGTAAAACGTCATTGCGAGGAGAGGCAAAGCCTCGACGTGGCAATCTCAGGAATTTTATATTATTTCATGAGATTGCCACGCTCCTTTTAGTCGCTCGCAATAACGATTATCAATAATCCCCTTATCTATGAAAACAAATTTTCTTGTATTTATAACCTTTACAATACTTATCTCTTTAGGCTTTTGGCAACTTAGTCGTTTAAAAGAAAAGAAATTATTTTTAGCTTCAATGCAAGCTAACCTAACCTCACCTGCAATTAATTTAGCAGAAATTCAAGACGGTTTACCTTATCACAAAGTAAAAATTACCGGTCAATTTTTGCCTAATAAAGACATATATTTATACGGTAGAAGGTCAATGTCGAGTGAAAAAGACGGATATTATTTAGTTACTCCTTTTAAAACCATAGAAGATAAAGTTATTTTAGTAGCACGAGGTTGGTTCAGTAATCGCAATAAAAATATTATCACGCAAGCTACAACCGACCGGCAGCACGAGATTATCGGTGTTACCATGCCATCAGAAAAAACTCGTATCTACTTACCTGCTAATGATATAAAAAATAATGTGTGGCTAACGCTAAATTTAAAAGAAACATCCAAAGTGTTAGGCTTAGATCTTGAGAATTTTTATATTATTGCGGAAGGAAAAGATATTAGCAATCTAGATATTTTATTACCTCTTGCAATAAATCATTTAGCAGCAATCAGAAATGACCATTTAGAATACGCCCTAACTTGGTTTGGACTTGCTATTTCTTTAATCGTAATATATGTAATTTATCGGCGTCGTTATATGGCTGTGGATGTCATCCCGCGAGCTTGTAGCGGGATCCAGAAAAATAATTAAAAAGACTGGACCCCGTGGTCAAGCCACGGGGTAACAGTAGAAAATCGATACATAAATGAGTGACTTACAAAGAGAAGCATCCGATCCTAATTACTCCGTTTGGGTATCGGCATCTGCCGGTACCGGTAAAACCAAAATCCTAACCGATCGATTTTTACGTCTGTTAATAACGGGCGTAGAGCCTTCCAATATTTTATGCCTTACTTTTACTAATGCTGCAGCTATAGAGATGCAAGTAAGGATTAATAGCAGACTTAAATATCTTTCTCTTTGCAACGCCGAGAAACTAGAAGAAGCACTTTTCTTAATGAGCGGCAATAAGCCATCGCCGCAAGACACAGAAAACGCAAAAACTTTATATGATAAAATACTAAATAGCAATAAGCTTTTAAATATCTATACAATACATGCTTTTTGTCAAAAAATCCTTAACACTTTTCCCTCAGAAGCCGGCATAACACCAGAATTTACAATCCTTGAAGAAACTAAATTACAAGATATCTTCCTAAATATCAGAAACGAAATTTACTTAAGCGATGAACATAATGACTTAATGAAAATTTTACTTAACCGATTTCATGAAATAACTCTACAAGATATTTTTACCGAGATAATCGAGCAGCAAATTAAATTCAGAAAGTTATTTATAAATAAGCAAATTCCCAAAGAAATATCTAATAAAAGATTAGCGTTAGGGGAATTAAATAATATTTACGATAAGGTAAAAAACTTATTTGCCGAGTATGATGTGGAGATAGCACCGAAAGA harbors:
- a CDS encoding LpxI family protein, producing MLPNLGIIAGRGSLPYLIAGNYTKQGGNCYIAAIKDEADIEQIKDFEYKILKIGMVGEAIKYFKEHKVKNIIFIGGVNRPNFKNLAVDKIGGLLLFKIVGQKIRGDDSLLKIVADFFESYGFKVISSNEIYKNQQGNSNIITDTNPISSDKNDIELGIKLLNHLSAFDIAQSVIVESGYILGIEAAEGTDNLITRCADLRKNPHGGVLVKIAKLGQDNRLDMPTIGPNTIKNLAKYNYKGVAIQKNNVIIVEEELTIKLANEHKIFITKC
- the dnaQ gene encoding DNA polymerase III subunit epsilon produces the protein MSSLREIILDTETTGLDPQQGHRIVEIGAIEMVNKVLTGRNFHFYINPERDMPFEAYRIHGISGEFLKDKPLFHTIADDFLEFISDSKLIIHNAPFDIKFLNHELSLLKRTDIKLLELANTIDTLVMARSIFPGSKYNLDALCKRFKVDNSGRQLHGALKDAALLAEVYVELMGGRQSAFKMVDKSAVINNLATNQVNNKTEQTTIVIKPTKEELQKHKEFLSRILKTA
- the coaE gene encoding dephospho-CoA kinase (Dephospho-CoA kinase (CoaE) performs the final step in coenzyme A biosynthesis.) — its product is MLAIGITGSYASGKTFMLDYLAEKGYKTFCADRCIKELYQDVVLQTQILKLLPELESFNIRKISNLIYNNDLAREKLQNFIYPLLIDKLILFQKENANSKFGFAEIPLLYEAKFEKYFDFVVTIYCSEERRMQRAITRSSFDIEIYNKIKEIQLSQESKIAKADFAINSGVDMLDLEKQIAKLIKDLECRV
- a CDS encoding SURF1 family protein — protein: MKTNFLVFITFTILISLGFWQLSRLKEKKLFLASMQANLTSPAINLAEIQDGLPYHKVKITGQFLPNKDIYLYGRRSMSSEKDGYYLVTPFKTIEDKVILVARGWFSNRNKNIITQATTDRQHEIIGVTMPSEKTRIYLPANDIKNNVWLTLNLKETSKVLGLDLENFYIIAEGKDISNLDILLPLAINHLAAIRNDHLEYALTWFGLAISLIVIYVIYRRRYMAVDVIPRACSGIQKNN